A genomic segment from Pediococcus acidilactici encodes:
- a CDS encoding class I SAM-dependent methyltransferase gives MIYQSFAVLYDQLFDEEQYQNWFEYTKQQVDLNKTHEWLELACGAGRLAVKLAKQRQRVTGFDLSSEMLSLAEQHAHEAKVSLDLVQGNMLDLAVLPSYDVISCYADSFCYLANEIELLTAFTQVHDHLKEGGQFIFDVITPYQTGEVYPGYMFNYQDEQQAFLWTSYAGEDRYHVEHDLTFFTKTNPTAEAFYRTEETHFERTYELDTYVDLLEKAGFSSVKYFADFGNAPVDEQTTRWFFSCRR, from the coding sequence ATGATTTACCAAAGTTTTGCGGTACTTTACGACCAGCTGTTTGACGAAGAGCAGTACCAAAATTGGTTTGAGTATACTAAACAACAGGTCGATTTGAATAAAACCCACGAATGGCTCGAACTAGCCTGTGGAGCCGGGCGCCTGGCAGTTAAGTTGGCAAAACAACGCCAAAGGGTGACCGGCTTTGATTTATCAAGTGAGATGCTATCATTAGCTGAACAACACGCCCACGAAGCCAAAGTTTCGTTGGATTTGGTACAGGGAAACATGCTTGATTTAGCGGTGTTACCTAGTTATGACGTAATTTCATGTTATGCCGATTCATTTTGCTATTTAGCCAATGAAATCGAACTGTTAACGGCCTTTACACAAGTGCACGATCACTTAAAAGAAGGTGGTCAATTTATCTTTGACGTGATTACGCCGTACCAAACGGGCGAGGTGTATCCGGGATACATGTTTAACTACCAAGACGAGCAGCAAGCATTTCTTTGGACTAGTTATGCAGGCGAAGATCGTTACCACGTTGAACACGATTTGACCTTCTTTACTAAAACAAACCCGACGGCGGAAGCTTTTTATCGAACTGAAGAGACCCATTTTGAACGAACTTATGAGTTAGACACGTATGTTGATTTGCTAGAAAAAGCTGGGTTTTCTTCGGTGAAGTATTTTGCTGACTTTGGAAATGCTCCAGTTGATGAGCAAACCACCCGCTGGTTTTTTAGCTGCAGGAGGTAG
- a CDS encoding YceD family protein has translation MEWYFTELRKHKEPFQFDETMDLEQSLIERFPDVVLKCSPINFKGTVTNDRDSVMIDAEISCELTVPSSRSLTPVHLNLDFFVNEIYVDSASLIDTFPQEEVVMLVKDDVIDVNKLVEDNVVLQVPMQVLTPDEEQKGTMPSGNEWQVVSEVKAESEQDKQVDPRLAKLKDLLKDNSDQ, from the coding sequence ATGGAATGGTATTTTACTGAATTGCGTAAGCATAAAGAACCGTTTCAGTTCGATGAGACAATGGATTTGGAACAATCTTTAATCGAACGCTTTCCAGATGTAGTTTTAAAATGCTCACCAATCAATTTTAAGGGCACCGTGACAAACGACCGTGATTCGGTTATGATTGATGCTGAGATCAGTTGTGAATTAACGGTTCCGTCGTCGCGTTCCTTAACACCAGTTCACTTAAATCTTGACTTCTTTGTCAATGAAATTTACGTGGACAGTGCTAGTTTGATTGATACGTTCCCACAAGAAGAAGTGGTAATGTTAGTCAAAGATGACGTGATCGATGTCAATAAATTGGTTGAGGACAACGTGGTTTTACAAGTTCCCATGCAGGTTTTAACTCCTGATGAAGAACAAAAGGGAACCATGCCATCCGGAAATGAATGGCAAGTGGTTTCGGAAGTAAAAGCGGAGTCGGAGCAAGATAAACAAGTTGATCCACGCCTTGCAAAGTTAAAAGATTTATTGAAAGATAATTCTGATCAGTAA
- a CDS encoding hydrolase produces MKVLDWKNDAEYLDLVGDLLEKKEVQRLDNYTQHHNGTRLDHCIRVSYESYLLAKKFHLDVRSTARAGLLHDLFYYDWRTTKFTLGSHAFIHPRVALRNAEKITTLNDKEKDIILKHMWGATIARPKYAESSIVSLVDDAQAVSEYTDHVRKNLRLKLLEYKNKVIKLI; encoded by the coding sequence ATGAAGGTATTGGATTGGAAAAATGATGCAGAATATTTAGATTTAGTCGGCGACTTACTAGAAAAAAAAGAAGTTCAACGATTGGATAACTACACGCAGCATCATAACGGAACCCGTTTGGATCACTGTATCCGGGTTTCTTACGAAAGTTATTTATTAGCCAAAAAATTCCATTTAGACGTTCGCTCCACAGCGCGGGCCGGATTGTTACACGATCTGTTTTACTATGATTGGCGGACCACCAAGTTTACGCTTGGTAGCCACGCGTTTATCCATCCCCGGGTTGCTTTACGGAATGCCGAAAAAATCACCACTTTAAATGACAAAGAAAAAGACATTATTTTAAAGCATATGTGGGGAGCTACGATTGCTCGGCCTAAGTATGCGGAAAGCAGCATTGTGTCCCTCGTGGACGATGCCCAAGCAGTAAGTGAATATACGGATCACGTCCGGAAAAACTTGCGGCTTAAGTTATTAGAGTATAAAAATAAAGTGATTAAGTTGATTTAG
- the pheS gene encoding phenylalanine--tRNA ligase subunit alpha, producing the protein MGLQDKLKELEEKGLEEIKVTDELSKLNKIRVNLLGKKGPLTEILRGMRDLSKEERPKVGQYANQIRDNLKEQIEARKAELEKAALDRQLASETLDVTLPGSPVRQGQPHVIQQIIDNLEDLFLGMGYQIVEGPEVELDRYNFEMLNLPKDHPARDMQDTFYLTDEVLMRSQTSPVQARTMEKHDFSKGPLKMISPGVVYRRDTDDATHSHQFHQIEGLVIDKNITMGDLKGTLITMAKELFGDRFEVRLRPSYFPFTEPSVEADVTCFNCMGKGCSVCKNTGWIEVLGAGMVHPNVLKMAGVDPEVYGGFAFGLGPDRFAMLRYGVDDIRNFYLNDVRFLSQFDKRG; encoded by the coding sequence ATGGGTTTACAGGATAAGTTAAAAGAACTAGAAGAAAAGGGCCTAGAAGAAATCAAGGTCACGGATGAGTTATCGAAATTAAATAAAATACGGGTTAACCTATTAGGAAAAAAGGGACCGTTAACGGAAATCTTACGAGGGATGCGTGATCTAAGTAAAGAAGAGCGTCCAAAAGTGGGCCAATACGCTAACCAAATTCGGGATAATTTGAAGGAACAAATTGAAGCTCGAAAGGCGGAGTTAGAAAAGGCAGCTCTCGACCGGCAATTGGCGAGTGAGACGCTGGACGTTACTTTACCGGGTTCACCAGTTCGCCAAGGGCAACCACACGTTATTCAACAAATCATTGATAATTTGGAAGACCTCTTCTTAGGAATGGGTTACCAAATTGTGGAAGGTCCTGAAGTAGAATTAGACCGTTACAACTTTGAGATGTTAAACCTACCTAAGGACCATCCCGCACGTGATATGCAGGACACTTTTTACCTGACTGACGAAGTGCTAATGCGTTCGCAAACGTCTCCAGTTCAAGCACGGACGATGGAAAAACATGACTTTAGTAAGGGACCGCTAAAAATGATTTCTCCAGGGGTGGTTTACCGGCGGGATACGGACGACGCAACCCACTCACATCAATTCCACCAAATCGAAGGTTTGGTAATTGATAAAAACATAACCATGGGCGATTTGAAGGGTACCTTGATTACCATGGCAAAGGAACTATTTGGCGATCGTTTTGAAGTTCGCCTGCGTCCTAGTTACTTCCCATTCACCGAACCATCGGTAGAAGCAGACGTAACTTGCTTTAACTGCATGGGCAAGGGTTGTTCAGTTTGCAAGAATACCGGTTGGATTGAAGTGCTCGGTGCCGGAATGGTTCATCCCAACGTGCTTAAGATGGCCGGCGTGGATCCTGAAGTCTACGGCGGGTTTGCCTTTGGATTAGGACCCGATCGATTTGCAATGTTACGCTACGGAGTTGACGACATTCGCAACTTCTATTTAAACGACGTAAGATTTTTATCCCAGTTTGATAAGCGAGGTTAA
- a CDS encoding nucleotidyltransferase family protein: MQVCAVIAEFNPFHNGHQYLLQKARKASQADVMIVIMSGNFVQRGEPALINKWERAAVALQAGADLVVEIPTEYAVAAARDFAQAGVQIAQWLKADVLAFGCETPSLDFQAQSLVLDRNFSERDYHQSFASQLFAESSLSRSNDILGVNYAYWQLRLAPQLTLLPIERLQAGHLDQEIKGTIASATAIRQSIQRNDSQYQQAVPSLTRAALARQKPVDWQAFWPFLEYRLKTSSVEELQQIRGITEGIENRILAQVGQSNSFNELMTRLKTKRYTYTSLQRKLTAILLNLRGTNPLKKTRLLAANSLGQAYLRENDFQEALMTKVTKADFTDSYQLTKRADELYQMVAPYKWGKAPILKKNVKEKTLTKKS; the protein is encoded by the coding sequence ATGCAGGTTTGTGCGGTAATTGCGGAGTTTAACCCATTTCATAATGGACACCAGTACCTATTGCAAAAAGCTCGAAAAGCTTCCCAAGCAGACGTAATGATCGTGATAATGAGCGGTAATTTCGTGCAACGGGGAGAGCCGGCCTTGATAAATAAATGGGAACGGGCGGCCGTTGCTTTGCAAGCGGGGGCAGACTTAGTAGTAGAAATTCCCACCGAATATGCGGTGGCAGCTGCACGCGACTTCGCCCAAGCCGGGGTGCAGATTGCCCAGTGGCTCAAAGCGGATGTTTTAGCATTTGGCTGCGAGACGCCATCCTTGGATTTCCAGGCCCAAAGCTTAGTGCTAGATCGTAATTTTAGTGAACGGGACTATCACCAAAGCTTTGCTAGCCAACTGTTCGCGGAAAGCTCGTTAAGTCGTTCTAATGATATTTTGGGGGTTAATTACGCTTATTGGCAGCTACGCTTGGCACCTCAATTAACATTGTTACCCATTGAACGTTTACAAGCGGGCCACCTTGATCAAGAAATTAAGGGGACGATTGCCAGTGCAACGGCTATTCGTCAATCTATTCAACGAAACGATTCCCAGTATCAACAGGCGGTTCCCAGCCTAACAAGGGCCGCATTAGCTCGTCAAAAGCCAGTCGATTGGCAAGCATTTTGGCCTTTTTTAGAGTACCGACTAAAAACATCTTCTGTCGAGGAACTGCAGCAGATACGAGGGATTACCGAGGGGATTGAAAACCGAATTCTTGCGCAGGTAGGGCAAAGCAACTCCTTCAATGAGTTAATGACGCGCTTAAAAACCAAACGGTATACCTACACAAGTCTACAGCGGAAATTAACCGCGATATTACTAAATTTGCGGGGGACGAACCCGTTGAAAAAGACCCGGTTATTGGCGGCTAATTCACTGGGACAAGCCTATTTGCGAGAAAATGATTTTCAAGAGGCGCTCATGACCAAGGTGACTAAGGCAGATTTTACTGATAGTTATCAATTAACCAAGCGTGCAGATGAGCTATATCAAATGGTAGCGCCTTACAAATGGGGAAAGGCACCGATTTTAAAAAAGAATGTCAAGGAAAAAACGTTGACAAAGAAATCCTAG
- a CDS encoding RNA methyltransferase: protein MLEKISSVKNPKVKEWVKLKTNNGRKKYRRFFLEGRHPVETALVEGREYEYLIVEEGFDLASLEATIDEDKLIVVTKEVSKHIADTVHEQGIFLIGYVDDAVYEMPTDTTGQWLLLDNVQDPGNIGTMVRTADAAGFTGVIFGSGTADFYNPKILRAMQGSQYHLQLKRLNLQKWIEACHRAHQVVYGSILDEHAQSYRDVDAPRDFSLIMGNEGNGMSPELVKATDHNLYIPIKGNAESLNVAVAAGVLMFGLVS from the coding sequence ATGTTAGAAAAGATTTCTTCTGTAAAAAACCCCAAGGTAAAAGAATGGGTGAAGTTAAAGACCAATAATGGTCGGAAGAAGTACCGACGTTTCTTTTTAGAAGGGCGCCATCCCGTAGAAACGGCGCTTGTCGAAGGACGTGAGTACGAGTATTTAATTGTGGAGGAGGGATTTGACCTAGCTAGTTTAGAAGCTACCATTGATGAAGATAAGTTAATTGTGGTTACTAAGGAGGTGTCTAAGCACATCGCCGACACGGTTCACGAACAGGGAATTTTCCTGATTGGCTACGTGGATGACGCGGTCTATGAAATGCCTACCGACACGACGGGACAGTGGTTATTATTAGACAACGTCCAAGACCCAGGCAATATTGGTACAATGGTACGGACGGCTGATGCTGCTGGATTCACCGGAGTGATTTTTGGTAGTGGAACTGCTGATTTTTACAATCCGAAAATTTTACGGGCTATGCAAGGCAGTCAGTACCATTTACAATTAAAGCGACTTAACTTGCAAAAGTGGATTGAAGCTTGCCACCGGGCTCATCAAGTTGTTTACGGTTCTATTTTAGATGAACATGCCCAAAGTTACCGGGACGTTGACGCTCCAAGAGATTTTTCACTAATTATGGGTAATGAAGGTAACGGGATGAGTCCCGAGTTAGTTAAGGCAACCGATCATAACCTTTACATTCCAATTAAAGGAAATGCTGAATCTTTAAACGTGGCTGTAGCTGCGGGAGTTTTAATGTTTGGTTTAGTTAGTTAA
- a CDS encoding acylphosphatase, protein MQAVHMHVVGRVQGVGFRFMTKHLADQLKITGWVKNSLDGSVEIEAQGPTEILQQFIQGVKASPSPSGRVDKLVVKEIPPFQAREFLVKY, encoded by the coding sequence ATGCAAGCAGTCCACATGCACGTAGTTGGCCGTGTCCAGGGGGTCGGCTTTCGGTTTATGACCAAACACCTCGCGGATCAGCTAAAAATTACCGGTTGGGTCAAAAATAGCCTTGATGGTTCAGTAGAAATTGAGGCCCAGGGACCGACAGAGATTTTACAGCAATTTATTCAAGGGGTTAAAGCATCCCCTTCTCCTTCTGGACGGGTGGATAAATTAGTGGTCAAAGAAATTCCACCGTTTCAAGCCCGTGAGTTTTTAGTTAAATACTAA
- a CDS encoding response regulator transcription factor, protein MSKILIIEDEKSLARFVELELQHEGYETEVQGNGRTGLEAALSEDFDAILLDLMLPEINGIEVCRRIRREKITPIIMMTARDSIIDRVSGLDHGADDYIVKPFAIEELLARLRAVLRRVDLEEQDTSFHQTTVEFKDIVIEKENRVVKRNNEVINLTKREYELLLLLMENVNVVQSRETLLSKVWGLEDGVETNVVDVYIRYLRNKIDVAGQPSYIQTVRGTGYVMRT, encoded by the coding sequence ATGAGTAAAATTTTGATAATTGAAGACGAAAAGAGCCTGGCTCGTTTTGTAGAGCTAGAACTACAACATGAAGGATACGAAACCGAAGTCCAGGGAAATGGTCGGACTGGGTTAGAAGCCGCCCTTTCGGAAGATTTTGACGCCATTTTATTGGACTTAATGTTGCCTGAAATTAACGGAATTGAAGTCTGTCGCCGGATTCGGCGGGAGAAAATCACCCCAATCATCATGATGACGGCGCGTGATTCGATTATTGACCGGGTATCAGGGCTAGATCACGGAGCGGATGATTACATCGTTAAACCGTTTGCTATTGAAGAGCTATTAGCTCGTTTACGTGCGGTACTTCGGCGGGTTGACTTAGAAGAACAGGACACTTCCTTCCACCAAACGACCGTCGAATTTAAAGACATCGTTATTGAAAAAGAAAATCGGGTCGTTAAGCGGAATAATGAAGTAATTAACTTAACTAAGCGGGAATACGAACTCTTGTTACTATTAATGGAAAACGTAAACGTGGTTCAGTCCCGAGAAACTTTGCTAAGTAAAGTTTGGGGTCTAGAAGACGGTGTGGAAACAAACGTAGTGGACGTGTATATCCGTTATCTGCGGAATAAAATTGACGTGGCAGGTCAACCTAGCTACATTCAAACGGTCCGGGGCACCGGCTACGTGATGAGGACCTAA
- a CDS encoding HAMP domain-containing histidine kinase — MVKQAIHNRRVSLKWKWAIATGVGVLLIFGLFSFFLFKILTGSLYSVERHNVENTISQVNDRLRSAQVINYQTTNIFRPNFNEKSTERQHQVFDDNLLANLTRKDLAVTVYDLKGKTVFSNQRNPLQMKKVNQRVVKHQKYHGQKIIVGQAPIINREKQKIGYVQVVNLLRDYGRNYHRLIWLFGLTSLLVFMIISIFGYGLASYLLRPMRSINVTMRELEKDPQTESRVPILATNDELEDLSQQFNSMIDRMQRYIDQQRQFVEDVSHELRTPVAVVEGHLKMLKRWGKDDPQVLDESIESSLEETLRMKSLVSEMLDLTRADQIEINYPNEKTNVARLVNQVFNDFKMIHPDFHFTMDDELIGEPIVQIYRNHLEQILVILLDNAVKYSRERKEIHLSIANTKQFVEIAVQDFGEGISEKDLKLVFNRFYRIDKARSRDQGGNGLGLSIAKKLIEEYHGTISLESSVGSGSVFKIELPILQNPGYDQNY; from the coding sequence ATGGTGAAGCAAGCAATTCATAATCGGCGAGTTTCCTTAAAATGGAAATGGGCCATCGCCACCGGTGTTGGGGTTTTATTAATTTTTGGCCTTTTTTCATTCTTTTTATTTAAAATTTTAACTGGCTCACTTTATTCCGTGGAGCGACATAACGTTGAAAATACAATTAGTCAGGTTAACGATCGGTTACGTAGTGCTCAGGTTATCAATTACCAAACTACCAATATTTTTCGGCCTAATTTCAACGAGAAATCTACGGAGCGCCAGCACCAAGTTTTTGACGATAATTTGTTAGCCAACTTAACCCGCAAGGATTTGGCGGTTACCGTATATGATTTAAAGGGTAAGACCGTTTTTTCCAACCAGCGTAATCCGCTTCAAATGAAAAAGGTTAACCAGCGGGTGGTTAAGCATCAAAAGTACCACGGGCAAAAAATTATTGTGGGGCAAGCCCCAATTATTAACCGGGAGAAACAAAAGATCGGTTACGTACAAGTGGTCAACCTCCTCCGAGACTACGGACGTAATTACCACCGTTTAATCTGGTTGTTTGGATTGACCTCGCTACTGGTCTTTATGATTATTTCGATTTTTGGGTATGGATTAGCGTCCTATCTTTTACGACCGATGCGTTCTATTAACGTCACGATGCGCGAATTAGAGAAGGACCCGCAGACGGAATCCCGGGTGCCGATTTTGGCAACGAATGACGAACTAGAGGATTTGAGTCAGCAGTTTAATAGCATGATTGACCGTATGCAGCGTTACATCGATCAGCAGCGCCAATTTGTTGAAGATGTCTCCCACGAGCTGCGGACCCCCGTTGCCGTGGTGGAGGGGCATTTGAAGATGCTAAAACGATGGGGCAAAGACGATCCACAGGTGTTGGATGAGTCCATTGAATCTTCGCTAGAAGAAACCCTGCGTATGAAGAGTTTGGTCAGTGAAATGCTGGACTTGACCCGGGCGGATCAAATCGAGATTAACTACCCTAACGAGAAAACTAACGTGGCACGGCTTGTTAACCAAGTTTTTAATGATTTTAAGATGATTCATCCTGACTTTCACTTTACAATGGATGACGAATTAATCGGGGAACCAATTGTTCAGATTTACCGTAATCATCTGGAACAGATTTTGGTGATTTTGTTAGACAACGCCGTAAAATATTCTCGAGAACGAAAAGAAATTCATTTATCAATTGCCAATACTAAGCAATTTGTTGAAATCGCCGTGCAAGACTTTGGGGAAGGAATTTCCGAAAAAGATTTAAAACTCGTCTTTAATCGATTTTACCGAATTGACAAGGCTCGAAGCCGTGACCAAGGGGGAAACGGCCTAGGCTTGTCAATTGCTAAAAAATTGATTGAGGAGTATCACGGAACCATTTCATTAGAAAGTTCAGTAGGGTCTGGTTCGGTATTTAAAATCGAACTGCCAATTTTGCAAAACCCTGGTTACGATCAAAATTATTAA
- a CDS encoding helix-turn-helix transcriptional regulator yields MQNVHQKTPTDFELCPKFEHLFDILGKKWNGLILEVLTSAGPQRFRDLSRSVTKCSDRVLVERLKNLEEEGLVERCTYQDSSLIEYRLTEEGEGLRPVLEAAHKFADCWY; encoded by the coding sequence ATGCAAAATGTACACCAAAAAACACCAACTGATTTTGAACTTTGTCCAAAGTTTGAACACCTTTTTGATATTTTAGGTAAAAAATGGAACGGCTTGATTTTAGAAGTGCTAACTAGCGCAGGGCCCCAACGTTTTCGGGACTTGTCGCGCTCGGTAACGAAGTGCAGTGACCGGGTCTTAGTAGAGCGGTTAAAAAATCTTGAAGAAGAAGGATTGGTTGAACGATGTACGTACCAAGACTCTTCCTTGATTGAATACCGTTTGACTGAAGAAGGCGAAGGCCTTCGTCCCGTTTTAGAAGCGGCACATAAATTTGCGGATTGTTGGTACTAA
- the gndA gene encoding NADP-dependent phosphogluconate dehydrogenase, with product MDKPQIGVIGMAVMGKNLALNIESRGYTVAIYNRTAAKTKQVMEDHGDKKLVPSYTIEDFVNSLEKPRRIMMMVKAGKPTDAVIAELLPLLDKGDVLIDGGNTYFEDTMRRNKQLDESGINFIGTGVSGGELGALQGPSMMPGGQKEAYDLVAPIFEQIAAKAKDGEPCVTYIGPNGAGHYVKMVHNGIEYGDEQLIDESYDLMRKMVGLSVEEIADIFAEWNKGELDSYLIDITADILTRKDDLGSDKPIVDMIMDKGGNKGTGKWSSQNALELGVPQSLITESVYARYISVLKDERVAASKELTGPNPKLDVDKKEIVEKIRQALYFSKIMSYAQGFEQMRVASKHYDWNLNFGEIAKIWRAGCIIRAQFLQNITDAFDKNPELSNLLMDDYFQEIAKKYQDAVREVVALAVKAGIPVPAFSAAVAYYDSYRSEVLPANLLQAQRDYFGAHTYERVDRDGIFHYSWYEEQ from the coding sequence ATGGATAAACCACAAATTGGGGTCATTGGAATGGCCGTAATGGGAAAAAATCTCGCGTTGAACATTGAAAGCCGCGGATATACGGTTGCCATCTACAACCGGACGGCTGCTAAAACAAAACAAGTAATGGAAGATCATGGTGATAAGAAGTTAGTCCCTTCTTACACAATTGAAGATTTTGTTAATTCACTTGAAAAACCTCGTCGAATCATGATGATGGTTAAGGCTGGTAAGCCAACAGATGCAGTGATCGCCGAACTTTTGCCACTTTTGGATAAGGGTGACGTGTTAATCGACGGTGGAAACACTTACTTTGAGGACACCATGCGTCGTAACAAGCAACTTGATGAATCTGGAATCAACTTTATCGGTACCGGAGTTTCTGGTGGTGAACTAGGGGCGTTACAAGGTCCTTCAATGATGCCAGGTGGTCAAAAGGAAGCTTACGACCTTGTTGCACCAATTTTTGAACAAATTGCTGCAAAAGCTAAAGATGGCGAACCTTGCGTAACGTACATTGGCCCTAACGGTGCTGGTCATTACGTAAAGATGGTCCACAACGGAATTGAATACGGTGACGAACAATTAATTGATGAAAGTTACGACTTGATGCGTAAAATGGTTGGTCTTTCCGTTGAAGAAATTGCTGACATCTTTGCAGAATGGAATAAGGGTGAATTAGATAGTTACCTAATTGACATCACTGCGGATATTTTAACTCGAAAAGACGATCTTGGCAGCGACAAACCAATCGTTGACATGATCATGGACAAGGGTGGTAACAAGGGAACTGGTAAGTGGAGTTCTCAAAACGCCCTTGAACTTGGCGTTCCCCAATCATTGATTACGGAATCAGTCTATGCTCGTTACATTTCGGTTCTAAAAGACGAACGGGTTGCTGCAAGCAAAGAATTGACGGGCCCTAATCCAAAATTAGACGTAGATAAGAAAGAGATCGTTGAAAAGATTCGCCAAGCGCTTTACTTCAGTAAGATCATGAGTTATGCGCAAGGATTTGAACAAATGCGGGTAGCTTCCAAACACTACGACTGGAACCTCAACTTTGGTGAAATTGCTAAGATTTGGCGTGCTGGTTGCATTATCCGCGCCCAATTCTTACAAAACATCACCGATGCGTTTGACAAGAATCCAGAACTAAGCAACCTATTGATGGACGATTATTTCCAAGAAATCGCAAAGAAGTACCAAGATGCAGTTCGTGAAGTAGTTGCGCTTGCCGTTAAAGCAGGTATTCCAGTTCCTGCATTTTCAGCTGCGGTTGCTTACTACGACTCTTACCGTTCAGAAGTACTTCCCGCAAACTTGTTGCAAGCACAACGGGATTACTTCGGCGCACATACCTACGAACGGGTTGACCGTGACGGAATTTTCCATTACTCATGGTACGAAGAACAATAG
- the rpmF gene encoding 50S ribosomal protein L32, which translates to MAVPARRTSKTRKRNRRGHIKLTTPGLAPCPNCGELRVSHRVCPSCGYYNGKQVIDVKAN; encoded by the coding sequence ATGGCTGTTCCAGCAAGAAGAACATCAAAGACACGTAAGCGTAATCGTCGTGGACACATTAAGTTAACTACTCCAGGTTTGGCACCATGCCCAAACTGTGGTGAATTACGAGTTTCACATCGTGTTTGCCCAAGTTGTGGTTACTACAACGGCAAACAAGTTATTGACGTGAAAGCTAACTAA
- the yidC gene encoding membrane protein insertase YidC, giving the protein MKKIKRISTISLIAGLGLVLSGCVQRDSHGHPYGFIYDNLAVPMQHFMDYLSHLVGGSYGLAIILITFVVRLILLPLMVNQSRKATVQQEKMSYIQPQLKALQERNQTAKTPEEKAAVSQEMMALYRDNNISMTGGIGCLPLLIQFPVFAALYAAIQYSPELHQGIFLGIDLSKSSLLLSIISFLVYLLQGWLGTLGVPEEQRKTMRSMMVISPLMILFFTFSTPAGLGLYFAVGGVFACIQTLLINFYRPRIRAQIHEEMKKNPPKIVKPTGPVDLDNPDTATAQPNEVAQKAPTPKATNTKSNKKNVNHQRNAGKQRHHR; this is encoded by the coding sequence ATGAAAAAAATAAAACGAATCTCGACAATTAGTTTAATTGCCGGGCTAGGCTTGGTCTTAAGTGGTTGTGTCCAACGCGACAGCCACGGCCACCCTTATGGCTTTATCTATGATAATTTAGCAGTGCCAATGCAACACTTTATGGATTACCTCTCCCACTTAGTCGGTGGAAGCTACGGTCTGGCAATTATCTTAATTACCTTTGTAGTCCGGTTGATTTTGTTACCACTAATGGTCAACCAGTCCCGTAAGGCAACTGTTCAACAAGAAAAGATGTCCTATATTCAACCTCAGCTAAAGGCCCTTCAGGAGCGGAACCAAACTGCTAAAACTCCGGAAGAAAAGGCTGCAGTTAGCCAAGAAATGATGGCTTTGTACCGGGATAATAACATCAGTATGACTGGTGGAATCGGTTGTTTACCACTGCTAATTCAATTCCCAGTGTTTGCTGCTTTATACGCCGCAATTCAGTACTCCCCTGAATTGCACCAAGGCATTTTCTTAGGAATTGACCTTTCTAAGTCTAGTTTGTTGTTATCAATAATTTCGTTCTTAGTTTACCTATTACAAGGTTGGCTTGGAACACTCGGGGTTCCCGAAGAACAACGGAAAACGATGCGATCAATGATGGTAATCAGTCCGTTGATGATTTTGTTCTTCACCTTCTCGACCCCTGCTGGTTTAGGGCTCTACTTTGCGGTCGGCGGAGTATTTGCATGTATCCAAACTTTGCTAATCAACTTCTACCGTCCTCGGATTCGGGCTCAAATTCATGAAGAAATGAAAAAGAACCCTCCGAAGATTGTTAAGCCAACCGGCCCGGTTGATTTAGACAATCCGGATACTGCAACGGCTCAACCAAACGAAGTTGCCCAAAAAGCTCCGACGCCTAAGGCAACCAATACAAAATCTAATAAGAAGAATGTTAACCATCAGCGAAACGCTGGTAAACAACGTCATCACCGTTAA